In the genome of Elusimicrobiota bacterium, the window AGCGAAAAAAAGAAGCAGAGAATGAATGAAGCAGTACGCAAACTGCAACGGAAGATAATGAAAATGCAGCGTAATCAAAGTACGGACCGTAAGAAACGCCGTCCGCGTAAATTTTTCCGTCGTCCAGCGTTTGGAACTACAGGGACAGGGGGAAGTACTTCAGGTAGTGGCAGTATGGGGCCACAGGGTACACGGTAAGTATTTAGGATATATATCACTAAATATTAGTAAATTGAGGAGTTGTTTTATCAACTATGAAGTTGAAACTTGGAGATTTTTTTAAGTTTGTGATTGAACAGGGGATCAAAGCTGATCCCCGCGGAGAAAGTGTTGTTAAATCCGATCTGCAAAACGTTAAAGCGAA includes:
- the rpsU gene encoding 30S ribosomal protein S21; amino-acid sequence: MVYVELREGETIDEALRRFKRQCERSGILQEIRKREYHVTPSEKKKQRMNEAVRKLQRKIMKMQRNQSTDRKKRRPRKFFRRPAFGTTGTGGSTSGSGSMGPQGTR